The window TCGCGCGCGGGCGGCCAGCAAGTGGTCCAGCAATGCCTCGGCGCAGCTGCCGCTCTCCACCAGGTAGAGTTCCAATTCGACTTGCCGCTCGGCGCCGTCGATGGCCTCGAACATGCGCGGAAAGAAGCACTCTCCATCACAGAGCAGGGCGAAGCGATTGCCGCTTCGCCAGGGAAAGATCGGGCCGCTCACCGCGAGGCGAAGATCAGCACGGCGCCCACCGGCACCGACAGGCCGATGCTTTTCAGCCCGGCCAGTTTGCGCAGCTGGGCCACGCCCGGCGCCAGGCCGAAGTCAGCGGCATTGACCACCAGCGGCGAGAGAGTCACCACCTGGAAGCGGTGCTCGTCCAGGCGGGTGATCAGCACGTCGGTGCGGTAGTCCCTGGATTGTCCACGCAGCTCCAGACGCAGCGGCAGGCGCATCTCCATCTGCACGCCGCTGGCCAGATCGGTGATCGGCCGCAGGTCCAGGCGGGCGGTGATCCGCGCATCCGGGTACTTCTCGGTCTCGAACAGCTTCTCGCGCACCCGCTCGTCGCGCAGCGGAATGCCGGTGCTCACCGAGTCCATCTCGATGCGCAGCTCGGCCTGCCCCTGCTCGTCGACCTTGCCGTGCATCACCAGGAAGCGGCTCACCTCGGCGATGTCGGTGTTCTTGCTGGTGACGAAGGTCAGCCGCGACGACTCGTAGTCGAGGTACCAGGCGGCCTGGGCGGAAGCGGCGAAACAGGCCGCGAGGAGGAAGGCGAACAGCGAGCGCATGAAATCCCTTACATGAGAAACGGACGGATCAACGGCCAACGATAGCGGCCGCGCGGCGGCTTGCAAACCAGCCAAGCGGCGAGCCCATTGGGCAGGCGGCGGCGCCAATGGTTCAGTCGGCCAGCAGCGCGGGAATCCCCGCGACCAGCGCATCGATGGCGCAGCGGATCTTCGACGGCATGTAGCGGGTCTTGGGCCACACCGCATGGATGTCCAGCGGCGGCAACCGGCAGCGCCCCTTCACCACCACCAGCTCGCCACGCTTCACGTGCCGCGCCAGCAGCCAGGTCGGCAGGCGTGCCAGGCCAAAGCCGGCCACGGCGGCGGCGGTGATGGCCTGCAGGTCGTCCATGCTCAGCTGCGGGTCCATCTCGATGCGCCTGGCATAGCCGTCGTCATCACGCATGTCCCAGGGCGAGGTGACGCCCGCGACGGAATAGCTGATGGACGCGTGGCCGACGAGATCGTCCAGGTGGTCGGGCATGCCATGCTCGGCAATGTACGACGGCGCGGCGCCAATGCCGGTGTACTGCACGCCCAGCTTGCGTGCGGCAAGTGTGGCGCTGTCGCTCAGCGGGCCGATGCGCACGGCCAGGTCGATGCCCTCTTCCACTAGGTCGACGCGGCGGTCGGTGAACGACAGGTCGATCTTCAGCGATGGATACTGCCGCGCCAGCTCCAGCATCAGCGGCGCCACGCAGAGGTGGCCGAAGGAGATCGGCACACTGACCCGCAAGCGCCCGCGCGGCTCCCTGCGGCCGCCCTCCAGCGCCGTGTGCGCGGCGTCCAGCTCCGCCAGCGCGCGTACGCAGCTGTCGTAGAACACCTGGCCGTCGTCGGTGAGGTTCTGGCTGCGCGTGGTGCGCTGCAGCAGGCGCACGCCCAGGCGCGCCTCCAGCCGGGCGATGGCCTTGCCCACCGCGGAGCGCGTGAGATTCAGCCGCTCCGCCGCGAGGGCGAAGCTGCCGGCATCCACCACCTGGACGAAGGTGGCGATGCCATCGAGTCGGTCATCCATCGCCCTGCCCTTTTGCATCCTGAGAAGACCTAATGATGGGACGAAATGGAGCCAATGGGGAACCCCATTCTTTTCGACAATGGTGGCTCGCCAAACGGAGCCCACTCCCATGACTGCCCACCACAACCCCAGAAACCTCATCGCCCTGGCGGCGGTGTGCCTGTCCTCGATGATGTTCGGCCTGGAAATCTCCAGCGTGCCGGCCAGCCTGCCGGCGCTGGAGCGCGTGCTGCACGGCGACTTCCAGGACCTGCAATGGGTGATGAACGCCTACACCATCGCCGTCACCAGCGTGCTGATGGCCGCCGGCACCCTGGCCGACCGCTTCGGCCGCAAGCGCCTGTTCGTCATCAGCCTGGCGCTGTTCGGCCTCACCTCGCTGCTCTGCGGGCTGGCAACCAGCATGCCAGCCATGATCGCCGGGCGCTTCCTGCAGGGCGCCGCCGGCGGGGTCATGCTGATCTGCCAGGTGGCGGTGCTGACCAGCCAGTTCAGCGACCCGGCCGAGCGCGTCCGCGCCTTCGCCGCCTGGGGCGTGATCTTCGGCATCGGCCTGGGCTTCGGACCGATCATCGGCAGCGCCATCGTCGCCCTGGCCAGTTGGCAGTGGGTGTTCCTGGTGCACGGGCCACTCGCCCTGCTCACCCTGGCGCTGGCGCAGTACGGCGCGGTGGAATCCCGCGACCCGGACGCCGAAAGGCTCGACCTGGGCGGCATGCTGACCCTGTCGCTGGCCGTGCTCGGCACCGTCTTCTACATCATCCAGGGTGCCGACATGGGCTTCGCCAGCCCGGCCGCACTGACGATCCTGTTGATCAGCTTCGCCTGCCTGGTGGCCTTCATCGCCATCGAACGCCGCGTGGCGCACCCGATGTTCGACTTCTCCGTGCTGCGCATCCGCGCCTTCTCCGGCGCCATGTTCGGCTCGGCGGGAATGAACGTGAGCTTCTGGCCGTTGATGATCTACCTGCCGGTCTACTACCACGGCGTGCTCGGCTACGACGACGTGAAGGCCGGCTGGTCGCTCCTGTCCTATACCCTGCCGACGCTGGTGGTGCCGCCGATCGCCGAGCGTCTGGCCCATCGCTTCCAGCCCGGCTGGGTGATTCCGGGCGGGATGTTCGTGATCGGCGCCGGCTTCTTCCTGATGCTCTGGGGCAGCGCGGTGGACCACGCGAGCTGGCTGACGCTGCTGCCGGGCTGCGTGCTCGCCGGCATCGGCCTGGGGCTGACCAACACCACGGTGACCAACACCTCCACCGCCGCCGTACCCGCCGCCCGCGCCGGCATGGCCTCGGGCATCGACATGAGCGCGCGGATGATTTCCCTGGCGATCAACATCGCAGTGATGGGTCTGATCCTGCTCTGGGGCGTCGCCGCGGGACTGCCGGACGAGGCAGGCGACGAGCGTCTGCAACTGGCCGCCAGCATCGCCAGCGGCCAGTTGGGCAGCGACGATCCCGTCGGCGCACGGGCAGCGCTGGTGCAGGGCTTCGCCTGGGTGCTCGGGTATGGCGGCGTCAGCGCCTGGCTGTTCGCGGCGGGCAGTTTCCTGGTCTTCGGCGCACATCGGACGATGGGGCGTAGACTGGAAGTCGCCCGATCCTGAAACGCAGGAGAATCGCCATGAAGACCGCCCTGCTGTTCGCACTCATCCTCGCCACCTCCGCCAGCTGCGGGTTCGGCTTTCAGGTACAGCATCAGGCGCCCTCTTTCGCGGTCAGCGCACCGGTCTGATTGCACTTCCCGTATCCGCGATCAGCCGGCAATACCGGCATTGGATGGGTTCGTGAGCAAGCTCACTCCTACGAAGAGCTCCTGTAGGAGCGAGCTTGCTCGCGAACCGCTTGGCACGATGCTGATCGCGGACAGAGTCCGCTCCTACGAGATGCATCTGCGCTCGGGTTGGCCCTCACCCTAACCCTCTCCCAGGGGGAGAGGGGACCGTCCAGTGCAGGATGAAACTACTATGTCAGCCGGCACGATCTGGCTCCCTCTCCCTGAGGGAGAGGGCTGGGGTGAGGGGGAAAGCCCTGGCACAGATTCAGCCGGGACAAGATAGTTGCTCCTACAAAAGCCATCACGGCGCCTGCTTGATCACCTGGCGGAACCCCAGCACCGCGAACACCGGCACCTCCGGGGTGATCGACGGGAGGTTGGCGACCTCCTTGAGCGGCGCAAGCTTCTCCTCCAGATCGAAGTCGATCAGCTTGAGCACCAGCGGCTCCAGGGTCGTCACCTCGATACGCTCCTCGCTGGGCCGACTGACCAGCACTTCGGCTTTCAACCTGCGCTGCTGGCCGTGCAGGTCGAGGTTGAAGTCGATGGTTTCCGGCCGCGACTGGCCCACCTGCAGGTCATCGTAGAGGCTCAGGTCGAGCTGGCTGGTGATGGTTGCGTCCGGGTAGCGCTCGACCTCGAAGAAGGAGTTGCGCATGCGCTCGTCGCGCAGCGCCAGGCCGCTGTCGATGGAGGCCAGCGACACGACGAGGCGCACCGCGCCCTTGTCGTCGATCTGCCCGGAAAGCTGGTCGAAGCGCTGGACCTCCGCCATCTTGCCGCGCTTGACCGAGACAAAGCTGATCCGCGAGGTGTCGCCGTCCAGTTGCCACTCGGCCAGTGCCAGGGGGCTGGCCAGGATCAGCAGCGCCCCCATCAGCGCGCATTTCAGAGAAGACATCGTTCCTCCAGAGCGGGTCGCCCCCGCTCCGTGGAACGTACCCGTCAGTGGGTGCCCGAATCGGGCAATTCATCTGCCTGGGGCATCAGCTGGCATCCTTCGCGCGCGCCGAGCCAGGCGGCTGTCTGGGTACTGCCGAGGCCGCGGGCGGTCACCCGCTTGCGCGCTTCGTCGTCGAAGAATCCGCTGGTCGGCACGTACTGCTTCGTATAGGCCCGGCAATAGTCCGCCGAGTTCCCCATAACGTACCGGCAGGAGCAGTACTCCTTGGCGGTGTAGGCGCCGATGATGCCGGGGAAGGCGGCGAGGTGGACGCGGTTCTGCCAGGCCGTGGCGGCGAGCATGAGCACCAGCAGGACCAGCGCGGTGAGGACCGGATGACGACGGATCATGGCTGCACCTCCCCGTGGGCGAAGGCCGCCTGGGCGAGCTTGAGGAAGGCGTCATGCTGGTAGCTGCCGTCGCGGTCGTCGGCGTAGCGCACGATCACCAGTTTCTCCTCCGGGATCACGTAGAGCGCCTGGCCCCAGTGACCGAGGGCGGCGAAGGTGTCTTCCGGTGCGCTCGGCCAGGGCGCGGGAGCGCCGGCCACCGCGCGGTTCAGCCACCACTGGCCGCCGGGCACCGCTTCGCCGGGTTTTTCCGCCTGCGGTTTGTAGTTGGGGAATGGCGCAAGGACGAACTGCAGCCAGGCCTGCGGCAACAGCTGGCGGTCCTTCCAGCGACCGCCGCGTTGCATCAGCAGGCCGATGCGGGCCATGTCGCGGGCGGTCATGTAGGCGTAGGAGGAGCCCACGAAGGTGCCGCTGGCGTCGCGTTCCCACACCGCCGACTGGATGCCCAGGGGCTGGAACAGTGCGGTCCAGGGATAGTCCGCATAGGCTTGCGGGCCGACCATCTGCTTGAGGGTCGCCGAGAGCACGTTGCTGTCGCCGCTGGAATAGCGGAAGCGCTGCCCCGGAATCGCATCGAGCGGGAAGTCCGCGGCGAATTTCGCCATGTCATCGCGGCCACGGGTGTAGAGCATCGCCACCACCGAGGAGCGCACCGGGGCATATTCGTAGTCCTCCTGCCAGGCCAGGCCCGAGGCCCAGTTGAGCAGGTGGCGCATGTGGATATCGCGGTGCGCGGCGAACGGCGCGTAGTGGCTCGCCACCGGGTCGTCGAGCTGGAAACGGCCCTCGCCGAAGGCCACGCCGAGCACGCTGGCCATCACGCTCTTGCTCATCGACCAGGCCAGGTGCGGCGTCTGCGCGCGGGTCGGGCCGGCGTAGCGTTCGTAGATCAGTTGGCCGTCGCGGATCACCACCACGGCGTCGGTGCGCACGCCCTTGCGGGTTGTGTTGTTGCGGGTGGGGAAGGCGTAACTTTCGAAGGCCTGGACGGCGGCACCGCTGGGCGTGGTGCCGTGGGGCCAGTCGGCCTCGGGCCAGGTGTCGCTGCCAAAGGCGTGGCCACCGAGCAGGCAACTGGCGAGCGCCAGGGCACGCAGCAGCGGCCTGCGCGAGGGAAAGCGCGGGAAGGTGGGCATCAGGGGGCCTCTTGTTATCGGGTCGGCCCGCACCCTAGCACGGCGAAGATGACGGATTAAGCGCCGATCGTGCCTACTTCAAGGACGATTGGCGCAATCGGTCAGCGACTCTCGCGATCTGCTGCGCGTTGGCAGAACTGCGGCTCTCAGCGCGGTACCTGATAGTCCTCCGGCCCCAGCAGGTCCATGCCGCACTGCAGGTTTTCGATCCAGTAGAGGAAGGCGCTGATCATGGCCTTGCCGACGAAGGGCCGGCCGTGCTGCGGCACGATCATCTCGACGTCCATGCCGCGCACCATCGAAGCCCAGAGCCGGGCGACCTTGTTGGAGGCCATGTAGCGGCGGTGGAAGCCTTCCATGTGCGGCAGGTGCGCGGCAAAGTCCTGCACGGGGCTGGCGTCGTCCACCAGGGAGGCGCCCATGTCGCCGGAGAAGAGGATCTTGCTCACCGGGTCATAAACCTGGAAGTTGCCCACCGAATGCAGGAAGTGCGCGGGGATCATCTTCAGCTGGCAACGCCCCAGTTGCACGGACTCACCACGGTCGGGCAACGGGATGACCCGGTCATAGGTGGAGATGCCGTGGCTGACCGCCAGGTAGTTGGCCGTCAGGTGCGGCAGGAAGCGTGCCCAGAGCTTGGAGCAGATGACCTGGGCACGGGTGTGCAGCAGCCACTTGTCGAGCGCGGCGATGATGTCCGGGTCCTGGTGCGAGGCGAAGATGTAGTCCAGTTCCTGCAACGGGAACAGCTTGGACAGCTCCAGCGACAGCGGGGTGTAAGTAAGGTCGCCGCCCGGATCGAGCAACAGGCGCTTGCCATGGTCGACGATCAGGAATTGGTTGGACTGCACCCCATCGCCGCTCACCAGATCGTCGAAACACAGGCACTGGTGTTTGCCGTCGTCGAACAGCACGATGGGTTCGCGTCGCATGGGGGGATTTCCTGTCGAGAGTAGTGGGCGGAAAACAGTGGGTAGCCGTGCGGAAATTTCTGGGTACAACCTCAGAAACGGCCGCAAAGGCTAACCAGCCCGCCCCCGGTACTCACTGACCTGGATCAAGCCCCAACACCGCCCTCGCCTTTTCCAGGCGCTTGGCCCGTGCCACGCCGGCGATCGCCAGGACGCCACGGTCGCGCTGCCAGACTGCCGCCAGCGCCGGATCGGCCGTGGCGAACGCGGCATCCAGTGCCGCGGACAGCCCCTCGAACTGGCTGAACACCCCGGCCAGCAACAGATGGGTTTCCGCCTGGCCGGCCGGTTGCCGGCTCACCTCCGCGCAACCGGCCAGTACGCCGACCAGTCGCAGCGTCAGCTCCGCCGGCCAGTGCAGTTCGTTGGCCAGGCCGTAGAGCCAGGCGCAGAGGGCCGCCAGCACATGGGTGTCTTCCAGGGTGCGGAAGGGTTTGCTGTAAGTCTCCCAGCCATCCCCGGGCAGGCGCTCACAATGGGCGCCATCGAGCAGCAGGCGGGCATGGGGGATGTCCGGCAGCAACGGCAAGGCCGGCAACGGTTCAAGCGTCGCGCCGGGCGCGCCGGCCTGCACCACGGCCATCGCCAAGCGCGGGGCCTCGCCTTCGTCCTCATCGCGCGCCGCCACCAGCCACCAGGCTGCGCGGTCGGCGGCGGTGGCGAAGTCTTTCTGGCCATGCAGCACCAGGCCCTCCAGGCGGGTCTGCAGGTCCGCCGGGCGCACGCTCTTCTTCTCGGTCACGCACAGCGCGCCCAGGCTCAGCGGCGCCGCCGGCCACAGGGCGCGCAAGGCCGCCTGGTAACCGGCGAGAAAGGCCAGCCCCGGGGTGGCCGCCAGGCGTCCGCCGAGCACTGCCAGTTCGAAGCTGCCGACGGCGCCGGCGCGTTCGAGCAACTCGGCGTACCAGTCGTCCAGGGGGACTCCGGCGGGCAGTCGATCCTGCGGGCCGAGCAGGCATTTCCAGGGCATCGTGGCGCTCCTTCTCCAGGGCTTTCGTCGTTGTCATACAAGCATCACCGCACCGTCATGGGGGTGACACCGCTCATTCCTAGCCTGAGCTTGCACAACAAAGCCGACCGGCCGCAACCCGCATGGCCGGTTCACGGAGGCACTCGCATGAGTCAGATCGCCCTCTCCTGTGACACCCCGGCAGAACGCCGTCTCAAGGCCGTGCGTCTGCGCGGCGCCCGCGCCCTGCGCGAAGCCCAGGCCCTGCGTTACCGCGTGTTCAGCAGCGAGTTCGATGCCCAGCTCAAGGGCGCGGACCAAGGCCTGGACATGGACGACTACGACCGTCACTGCGCCCACATCGGCGTGCGCGACCTGAACACCGGCGCGCTGGTGGCCACCACCCGCCTGCTCGACCACTGCGCCGCCCAGCGTCTGGGCCGCTTCTACAGCGAGGAAGAGTTCGCTCTCGACGGCCTGGACGACCTGCAGGGCCCGGTGCTGGAAATCGGCCGCACCTGCGTCGACCCCGACTACCGCAACGGCGGCACCATCGCCGTGCTGTGGAGCGAACTGGCCGAAGTGCTCAATGAGGGCGGCTACCGCTACCTGATGGGCTGCGCCAGCATCCCCATGCGCGACGGCGGCATCCAGGCCCGCGCGGTGATGCAACGCCTGCGCGACCGTTACCTGTGCCAACAGAACCTGCGCGCCGAGCCCAAGACCCCGCTGCCGCCCATGGAAGTGCCGGACAACCTCACCGCCGAACTGCCGCCGCTGCTCAAGGCCTACATGCGCCTGGGCGCGAAGATCTGCGGCGAGCCCTGCTGGGACCCGGACTTCGGCGTCGCCGACGTGTTCATCCTGCTCAAGCGCGACGAGCTCTGCCCACGCTACGCCCGCCACTTCAAGGCGGCGGTGTGATGCGCAGCCTGCGCGCCTGGCTGCGCGTCGCCCGCCTCCTGCTGGTGCTGACGCTGGGCATGGCGCTGGCCTGCTTCGTCACCCTGCTGGAACGCCTGCCCGGCCGCGACTGGATGCCCTTGCGCCAGCGCCTGACCCGCTGGTTCCTGGCACGCCTCACCGCCGCCCTGCCCTTCGAGGTCAAGGTGCACGGCGAGCTGCCCAGCCAGCCGATGCTGTGGGTCTCCAACCATGTGTCCTGGGTCGATATCCCGCTGCTCGGCGCACTGTTGCCGCTGACCTTCCTGTCCAAGGCGGAAGTGCGCCAGTGGCCGGTGGCCGGCTGGCTGGCGGAAAAAGCCGGCACCCTGTTCATCCGCCGCGGCTCGGGCGATGCCCGGATGGTCAATGCGCAACTGGCCACCCAGCTCGCGCGCGGTCGTTCGCTGCTGGTCTTCCCGGAAGGCACCACCACCGATGGCCAGGGCCTGCGCACCTTCCACGGCCGCCTGATGGCCAGCGCCATAGAAGCCGGCGTGCCGGTGCAACCGGTGGCGCTGCGCTACCGGCGCAACGGCCAGGCGTGCGAACTCGCCCCCTTCATCGGCGATGATGATCTGGTCAGCCACCTGCGGCGGCTGTTCGGTAATGATCGGGGCGTGGTGGAAATCCACCTGCTGCCGGCACTGTCCAGCGCCCACCAGGATCGCAATCTTCTGGCGCAACAGGCGCGCAACGCGATCCACGCAGTGGTTTGCGACGTGCAGGAAGAACCGGCCATCGCGGCCTGATTCAAGCGGATTGAGAGCAGGAAGGGATGTGGGGATGTGGAGCCCGCCGTAACCTACGGCCGGCGGGTTCCCACTCTGACGAAACGGCTTTCGAACTGCGCCGGGCGGCACCCTCGAGCCGCCCGGTGAAGCCCGAAAACAGTCTCTAGCCGCCGGTCTCCGGCGGCACGACCAGGATGTCACAATCCAGCTCGCGCAGAGCGTAGTCGGCAACACTGCCGATCAGGGCACGCTTGATCCCGCCCATGCCCCGAGTGCCCATGACCAGCAGATCGGGCCGATGCTTGTCGACCATCCGCTGCAGCACGTTGCCCGGCAGCCCGACGGCCACCAGTTGTTCATCGATGCGATCGTCCAGGCGCTCCTCGCGCAGGAAGGTCTTCAGCTCATCCACGGCCTGGCGCGTCTCGGTGCTGACGAACTCGTCGACCCGCTCCTCACTGACCCCGGAGTACTGCATCATGCCCTTGGCCAGCGGGCTGAAGGCGTAGACCCCACGGCGCACGGCACCATCGAGCAGGCCCAGCGTCCCCGCGACATTCACCGCGTTGGCCGAGGCATGGGAAATATCCAGCGCCAGCAGCAGGTCGCGGTATTCGCCGTTCGCCGGCTGGTTGACCACCAGCACCGGCAGTTGGCCGGCGCGCAGCACGCGCTCGACCGTGGTGCCGACGAAGATGTCGCGCAGCACACTCTTGCGATGGGCGCCCATCACCAGCAGCTCAACGTTCTGGCCCTTGGCTGCGGAGAGAATCTCCTGATTCGGATCGCCGCGCTCGACCATCAGCTTCGGGCTGCTGCCGGCCAGCTCGGTGAGTTCGACCAGACGCGCCTCCAGCATCATCTTGACCTGGGTCGCCTCCTGCTCGACCAGCGCGGCCGGTTGGTCCTCATCGACGACGTAGAGTACGGTCCAGGGACAGGCGAAACGCTTGGCGAGTGCCGCCGCGCGGTGCAGGGCCTTTTCCGAACGGCCAGACAAATCCGTTGCGACCATTAACGACTTCATCTTGCTGCTCCTCTCGTCGTCCTTCAGATGGGTCTATTGCACACGCTCCGGCACACCAGGCGGTTGACGCACATCAAGTCAGGCCGGACCGTCCATCGATTCCGGCAGGCTCCTGACGTAGGACTGCAGCTCCGGATAGAACTCGCGGAAGTCGGCGCTCAGCGGCAGGTACAAGCGCTCCAGTTCGTCCCAGGCGCCGTCCAGCAGGGACGGACGCGACAGGCGCCGGGACATCCCGAACACCACGTCCTGCAGCACCTCGAACTGCCGATAACTGCCCAGCCAGTCCTGCGCGGCCATGCGCGGCGCAATGCGGGCCAGGCGCTCCGGCAAGCCGGGCGTGCGGCCCAGTACACCGTAGACCCGATGGGTGAACTGCTCCAGCGGCTCCTCGGAGAAGCGCCCCCAATCACGGGCCAGGCAATGGTCGAAGAACACGTCGAGAAGCACGCCCGCCATGCGCCGACGCTCCTGCGGGAAGCGCGTCTTGGCAATCTGTATCAAAGGATGACTGTCGGTGAAGGCGTCGATGCGCCGATGCACCCGGATGGCCGCCTCGATATCGGCAGGCCATTGGCCGGCGAGCGGGCCTTTGACGAAGTCGCCGTAGAGGCTGCCGAGCAGTTGGGCGGGCCGGTCGCCGCCCAGATGGAGATGCGCGAGGTAGTTCATGGGGCAGAGAGTAGCGCGGATTCATGCCCGACCGTAGGGCGTACAACCGTTCGCGGTTGTACGCCGATACGCCGTGGGCGATATTGGCTCCATGGCCGAGCCCGGCGTGCCCGTCATCGCGGCTCCGTGGCCCAGCCCGGCGTGCTTCTTCTGCCATGGCCAAACGGCGCATAACGTCGAACGCTATACGCCCTACGCCTGTCCCGGCGCGTGGGAGTCATCGCGAACGGAGTCCGCTCCGGCGACGGTGCCGAAGGCTAATATCACGGGTGTCGATCATTACTATCGCCTCAAACGAATTCATATCGTTTTTCACCGATATATAGTTCGTCTCAACGCGATATACCGATGTGCCCATGACTGAACAACCCCCTCTCGATCCTGGTATCGATCTCGACGAAATCTTCAAGGCCCTGGCTCACCCGGTGCGGCGTGACATGCTGCGCTGGCTGAAGGACCCGGAGCGCTACTTCGTCGAGCAGGAGCACCAGTCCTTCGAGATCGGCGTCTGCGCCGGCAAGTTCGACCAGCGCACCGGTCTGTCGCAATCCACCGTCTCCGCGCATCTGGCCACCCTCCAGCGCGCGGGCCTGGTGACCAGTCGAAAAGTCGGCCAGTGGAATTTCTTCAAACGCAATGAAGAAACCATCCAGGCCTTTGTTCGCCACCTGAGCGAAGCGCTGTAACCCGGCTACTGCCAGCCACACCACAACCCACTCTCCAGGAGCAGGCGCATGCCAACTTCGCTTCTCGTCCTCGCTTTGTCCGCGTTTGCCATCGGCACCACGGAATTCGTGATCATGGGCTTGCTGCCCGAGGTCGCGGGCGATCTCTCCGTGACCATTCCCGCCGCCGGCTGGCTGGTCAGCGGTTATGCCTTCAGCGTCGCCATCGGCGCGCCGATCATGGCCCTGCTCACCGCCCGCCTGCCGCGCAAGACCGCGCTGCTGATGCTCATGGGCATCTTCATCCTCGGCAACCTGCTCTGCGCGGTGGCCGCCAACTACGGCCTGCTGATGCTGGCGCGGATCATCACCGCACTGTGCCACGGCGCCTTCTTCGGCATCGGCTCGGTGGTTGCCGCCAGCCTGGTGCCGGCCAACCGCAAGGCGTCCGCCGTGGCCCTGATGTTCACCGGCCTGACCCTGGCCAACGTGCTCGGCGTGCCGGCCGGCACCGCACTGGGCCAGGTCGCCGGCTGGCGCTCGCCGTTCTGGGCGGTGACCCTGATCGGTGTTGTCGCGCTGATCGGCCTGTGGCGCGTGCTGCCGAAAAAGCACGACGAAGAAGCGGTGGATATGCGCAAGGAAGTCGCCGCGCTGCGCAACGGTCCGCTGTGGCTGGCGCTGGCCACCACGGTACTGTTCTCCGCGGCTGTCTTCGCTCCGTTCACCTACGTCGCGCCGCTGCTGGGTGAAGTCACCCAGGTCTCCCCACGCGGCATCACCTGGACCCTGGTGCTGATCGGCCTCGGCCTGACCCTGGGCAACATCATTGGCGGCCGTCTCGCCGACTGGCGCCTGGGCACCACCCTGGCCGGCGTGTTCGCCACCATGGCGATCGTCTCCACCGTGCTGAGCTGGACCAGCGCTTCGCTGATCCCCGCCGAGATCACCCTGTTCATCTGGGCCGCCGCCGCCTTCGCCGCGGTACCCGCCCTGCAGGTCAACGTGGTCCGCGTTGGCGGAGCCGCGCCGAACCTGGTCGCCACCCTGAACATCGGCGCCTTCAACGTCGGCAACGCCATCGGCGCCTGGGTCGGCGGCAGCGTCATCGACCACGGCCTGGGCCTGACCCGCGTGCCCCTGGCCGGCGCC of the Pseudomonas sp. PSE14 genome contains:
- a CDS encoding lysophospholipid acyltransferase family protein, producing MRSLRAWLRVARLLLVLTLGMALACFVTLLERLPGRDWMPLRQRLTRWFLARLTAALPFEVKVHGELPSQPMLWVSNHVSWVDIPLLGALLPLTFLSKAEVRQWPVAGWLAEKAGTLFIRRGSGDARMVNAQLATQLARGRSLLVFPEGTTTDGQGLRTFHGRLMASAIEAGVPVQPVALRYRRNGQACELAPFIGDDDLVSHLRRLFGNDRGVVEIHLLPALSSAHQDRNLLAQQARNAIHAVVCDVQEEPAIAA
- a CDS encoding universal stress protein; the encoded protein is MKSLMVATDLSGRSEKALHRAAALAKRFACPWTVLYVVDEDQPAALVEQEATQVKMMLEARLVELTELAGSSPKLMVERGDPNQEILSAAKGQNVELLVMGAHRKSVLRDIFVGTTVERVLRAGQLPVLVVNQPANGEYRDLLLALDISHASANAVNVAGTLGLLDGAVRRGVYAFSPLAKGMMQYSGVSEERVDEFVSTETRQAVDELKTFLREERLDDRIDEQLVAVGLPGNVLQRMVDKHRPDLLVMGTRGMGGIKRALIGSVADYALRELDCDILVVPPETGG
- a CDS encoding ACP phosphodiesterase; translated protein: MNYLAHLHLGGDRPAQLLGSLYGDFVKGPLAGQWPADIEAAIRVHRRIDAFTDSHPLIQIAKTRFPQERRRMAGVLLDVFFDHCLARDWGRFSEEPLEQFTHRVYGVLGRTPGLPERLARIAPRMAAQDWLGSYRQFEVLQDVVFGMSRRLSRPSLLDGAWDELERLYLPLSADFREFYPELQSYVRSLPESMDGPA
- a CDS encoding helix-turn-helix transcriptional regulator; protein product: MTEQPPLDPGIDLDEIFKALAHPVRRDMLRWLKDPERYFVEQEHQSFEIGVCAGKFDQRTGLSQSTVSAHLATLQRAGLVTSRKVGQWNFFKRNEETIQAFVRHLSEAL
- a CDS encoding MFS transporter: MPTSLLVLALSAFAIGTTEFVIMGLLPEVAGDLSVTIPAAGWLVSGYAFSVAIGAPIMALLTARLPRKTALLMLMGIFILGNLLCAVAANYGLLMLARIITALCHGAFFGIGSVVAASLVPANRKASAVALMFTGLTLANVLGVPAGTALGQVAGWRSPFWAVTLIGVVALIGLWRVLPKKHDEEAVDMRKEVAALRNGPLWLALATTVLFSAAVFAPFTYVAPLLGEVTQVSPRGITWTLVLIGLGLTLGNIIGGRLADWRLGTTLAGVFATMAIVSTVLSWTSASLIPAEITLFIWAAAAFAAVPALQVNVVRVGGAAPNLVATLNIGAFNVGNAIGAWVGGSVIDHGLGLTRVPLAGAAIAVLALIAVMIAFSGKPNQTQTVLD